A segment of the Deltaproteobacteria bacterium genome:
CTTGCCCATGCATTAGCGCGTCAGGCGGGAACGCGGAAAGTCGCTTTTAAGGAACGCGACTGGTTCTTGTTTGTCATTGGCTTAGACCACAACCAATGGATCACGTGGCTTAATCCAGGCAACTCGTTTGCCTTTTCCGCGCAGATTTTCTACACCCGGCGCAACGGGCAGGATACGAATTTCAACGATAAAAGCCAACCGTTTGGGATCTTTAACGACCGCGATCAGGTAGCGAGTGTCAATCGAAACTTCCAGAAACCAGTGACCAATGCGGCGGTAGCAAATGCGTGCGGGCCGGGCACAGGAAGCGGTAGAGGGTGTGCATTAGCGAAAGCCCCGAGTCGTGACTGGTTGACGACCTTTTCGGTGAGTACACCGTACATGGGTGGAAACCTGCGGCCGAGTTTCACCTTCTTCTATAACTGGCATGGTAACTGGCTGCTTCAGCCAGGACTCGACTGGCGCTTCCGGGACCCCTTTGCAGTCAGTATTCGTTACAACGTGTTAGATGGACGTGGCAATGGTGGTTTAGGTTTCTTCAATCGTAAAGACAATGTGTGGGTCGAATTTCAGTATTTCTTGTACTAATTAGCTGTCAGCCAATTAGCGATCAGCTATCAGCACTCAGCTTTCAGCTCTTCAAAAAGCATTCAGCGATCAGCTTTCAGCAGTCAGCCTTGGTGAGAATCTTTCGTTCTTCTTTTCTGGCTCATAGCTGATCGCTGACAGCTGAGTGCTTTCTACGAAGCTGACGGCTGAACGCTGATTGCTGATCGCTGACACGACGAGAGGGAGAGAAGCCCATGTCATTTTTTTCTCTTACTTCTCAAGAGCGACAAGTGCTCGAAGAATTCGTGGCACGCACGGTCTTAAGTAACGAAGCCCGGCGTGCCCAGGCACTTCTTTGGCTTGATGCTGGAGAGAATTCACAGGCTATTGCCGAGCGTCTCCGGGCCACCCGACAAACGGTGTACAATTGGGCGGCACGCTTCAATCGGCGACGAGGTGAGAACGACACTTCTCTTCGTCTCGCCGACGGCAAACGCAGTGGTCGACCGTCCAAAGGGGTCGTACATATCGAGCTGACTTTAGAGAAAACCCTTGCCCAAAGCCCACGCCAGCTCGGTTACCTTACTGACAGATGGACGATAACCCTGCTACTGCAACACTTGCACAAGACTCATGGAATTGTCACAAATCGTGCGAATGTTGCAGCCGCCCTACATCGTCTCGGCAAGAATCGACACCCCTTGCCTATATTTATCGAGGAGTTCGATTTGGATGGGGTGACAGGCTGACGTAAAGACAGGACTACAGGGAAAGCAGAAGCGGTTTTCAGCTCTGTAGGGAAAAAACAGTCGCTCCAGGGTCTTAGTTTTTTCCTTCGGCCTACGCCCTTCAGCCTTTCTTCATCCCTGTAGCCTATGGTCTACAGCCTTTCCCCTTTCTTTTTTCTCCCTTATCCTGGGTGGATGAATTTCCACCGTTTGCAGAATCAACTCCTCGCGCTACTCTTCAGCCGCTTTCCTGGGCTGACCAAGCGTTGGCTTGCTGGGCAACAATTGGATGAATATGGGCCGCCGCTGTGGACGCCGCTGGTGAAACCGCTCGCACGATGTACAGTCGCAGTGGTTACGACGGCAGGAGTGCATCTGAAGACTGACGTGCCCTTTGATATGAACGATAAAGATGGCGATCCGAGCTTTCGTGTGATTCCTGGTGAGAGCGATCTGGACGAGTTCTGTATCACTCACGATTATTATGATCATCGTGATGCCGACAAAGATCTTAACATCGTCCTGCCGCTCACCCGTCTCAAGGAGTTAGCTCAAGAGCATATCATTGGCGCCGTTGCTCCGTTTCACTACAGCTTCATGGGGCATATCGATGGCCCACACATTCACCGATTGTCAACCGAGACCGCTCCGGAAGTTGCCCGCCGACTCACACAGGACAAGGTCGATGCGGTGGTACTGACTCCCGCGTGAGGGCTGTGTAACCGGTCCGTGGGACTGGTCGCCAGAGAAATTGAACGACAGGGTATCCCAACGGTGTCGGTGAGCATCCAACGAGAACTGACGGAAAAGACTCGCCCGCCGCGTGCGGTGTTCCTGCGTTGGCCGTTTGGCCATCCGCTGGGTGAACCGTTTAATGCGGCACAGCAGCGTTGGGTGCTCTTAGATGCCTTGCGGCTATTGACCGATGCGCAGACGCCGGGGATGATTGTCGACCTCCCGTACCTGTGGCGACGGCCGGGGCCGTGGAACACAGTGAACAGTGCCGAATAAAAAAAAGGCCGAAGGCTGAATGTAGGGGACTACAGGAACAACGACAAACGTAAGGATAAGGAAAGGCAGATAATATGAATCGACTCCTGCTGGCGCTTGTGATTTTCTGCGGTGGTATGACTGGTGTTTCATTAGCGCTTTCCGAACCCTCAATGGAACAGCCAATCCTGGTGCGTGCCGACACCAAAGAAATACAAATTTTTGGTCGCATCTACGCGCAACGTTTTAACGCAGCGCACGGTGAACAAGCCCATTACCATTTCCTGGTCTGGCATAAGGGAACCTCACCGACAGCACTGATTGAGACACCGGTCGATGATCTCGACTTTCATGCTGAGTTGGCAAAGTTGGGAGCAAAACCAGGAGACAACTTGACGATGGCATCGTGGACTGAGCGGAAGCATGATGACCACGCTGCGCCACAGGAGAAAGTGACAGGGAGCGAAATTGTGATTCGTGTGGCATGGAAGGAGAAGCCAGAAGGAGTTCCAGTCGCTGACGTCTTTTCCTCGACTTCGCCTGCTGATCTTCAACCGGTGGCTTCGTGGCGCTTCGGTGGTAACCTTGACCGTCCATTTAACAAGAATCCGTTAGGGCCACGTCCGGGCTGCCTGGTGTGTTTGTACAGCTGTCCAAGTGGAAAAGTCAGTAACGGCGCATTGAGTATCCATGCCTACGTTGCTTCTCCCTCACGATTTGTGGCAAACACAGCGCTGCTGCCGCCAGATGGGACGCCTGTGATTCTCACGTTTCAGATTGTCCCTGACCGCCATAGTCAGCGATGATACGAAGCAGCAGCATCGTCTGGGCGGGTGTTGGTTACGCATGGAGGACAGCGTGAGGGAGCGGGACTTTACCTGGGATCTTGCCTTTGCCAGCGCCGAGGTCATCGAGGGCATAGAGAAGATGTGTAAGGCAGGGGCATACTCGTATAGAAAAGAAGAAGCCACTGGTGAGACGTGCTTTTCCCTCACGCTTCCTGATGGCAGTGCGACATTGCGCATTCGTCCGCAAGACCCTCGATATCCGGCATTTAATCCGATCTTGAAGTTTCAACGAACGACGCTGGCGGTCTCACTGGCTGGGGTCGGAGAGAAAACTGTCGAGACTTTTCATCGCCAGTTGACACTCGCCTTTCTACGGGCAGGAGGATGAAGCCAAAAATTAAGAATGAAAAATGCAAAGTGAAAAGTGTAAGAAGAAGAGGGAAGGCAAAAGGATTCTTCGCTCTTCTCTCAATGACATAGCCGTGGGGCTCCTGGGTAAAGTGCACCAATGTTCTGGGTTCCGGTTCAGGCCCACAGATTTCTCAATTTTTCATTTTTCACTCTTCATTTTTAGTTGCGTCAGCCCATGCGCCTCTCAATTATCATCCCCACACTCAATGAAGCTCCCTCAATCGTGCAGACGCTTACGCGCATTCGGCAGGAAGGGGAGTGTGAGTTAGTTGTTGTCGATGGGGGCAGTGAGGATCGTACGACAGAGCTTGCGCAAGCCCATGCGGATCGGGTGGTTCTTGCATCTCGCGGACGGGCCCGCCAGATGAATGCCGGTGCCGGTGAAGCTAGTGGTGATGCCCTTGTGTTTCTGCATGCCGATACCAAACCTCCGCCCCGGTTTCTCCAAGTGCTGACACACGCGTTCAGCGATCCTCAGATTGTGGGTGGGCGGTTCGATGTTCGCCTCGATGCAGAGGGATGGCCGTTCCGCATGATCGAGACAATGATGAACCTACGTTCCCGATTGACGAAAATCTCAACTGGTGATCAGGCAATTTTTGTTCGTCGTCAGACGTTTCATGAGATCGGCGGCTTCCCTGACCTGGCGTTGATGGAAGACATCGAATTCAGCCGGAGATTGAAGCGCGCCGGAAAGATCGCGTGCTTACAAGAACAGGTAGTGACTTCAGCCCGACGTTGGCAGCAGGATGGTGTCTTCCGCACGATCGTGCGGATGTGGACGTTACGACTGTGTTATTTCTTCGGTGTGCCAGCGGAGAGGTTGCGGGAGTTTTATGCGGATACGCGATGAGAAGAGGCTTCAAGCCACAAGCTAGAGCCTGAAGCCTTTCTTACCCTGGAGCTTACTTCACTTCCCCGGCATAAATCTGCATACACGTGCGTAAGAACGCCTGGCCTTCTGCTGGGAGACGCTGGAAGGAATTGCGGCCGATGATCGAGCCGAAGCCACCGCCGTCACGAATCGCGCGCACTTCATTGAAGAAGGATTCGTCGTTATCACTCTTTGCCCCACCGGAGAAAATCACAACTCGTTTGCCATTGAAGGAGCTTTGTACGACGTGCCGCACCCGTTCTGGCAAGGTTTCGATCGGAATGTGGTGTTTCTGATAAACTTTCTTGGCTTCACCTAATTCTATATGAGCACTTGGCAGCTTGACTTTCACAATATGTGCACCGAGCTGGCAAGCAATCTGTGCGGCATAGGTCACCACATCGATCGCCGTTTCACCCTCTTTGCTGAGGTCAGACCCGCGAGGGTAGGACCACAACACCATTGCCAGTCCTTTTGCTTTGGCTTCTTTGGTGATCTCTCGGGCCTGTTCGTACATCGTCTGTGCTTGTGAAGAGCCGGGATAGATCGTGAAGCCGACCGCGGTGCAGCCGAGGCGCAGGGCATCATCGACACTGGCTGTGACAGCAGACAGTGGGTCTTTTTCGTCATGGAGCACATCGTGGTTGTTGAGCTTAAGAATGAGGGGGATTTCACCGAGGAACTTGCTTACGCCGGCTTCGATGAACCCAAGCGGCGCTGCGTAGGCATTGCAACCTGTCTCGAGGGCGAGTCGGTAGTGATACTCTGGATCATAGCCAGCAGGGTTTGGTGCGAAACTGCGAGCTGGACCATGTTCGAATCCTTGATCGACCGGGAGGATCACCAGTTTTCCGGTGCCGCCAAGACGACCATGATTGAGTAATCGTGCAATATTCGTCCGTGTTCCAGGGTTATCACTTTCATACCAACTCAAAATTTCGCGGACACGTTCTGTCATAGGATCTCCTCCTTACATAGAGCAGTGAAACTGGTTGCTATCATGGTAAACCGACGAGTCAAGAATTCCCAAGGCTTTACCTGTAGAAAGATTCTGCCTGTGAGACATCATCTGCACTACCAATAAGCAGAGGCGTTCGCTGATGGAGGCTGGTTGGCACGAGGTCGAGGATACGGTGCGTGCCGTTGCTGGCATTGCCTCCGGCTTGTTCTGTCACCATTGCTAAGGGATTGGCTTCATACATCAGGCGGAGTTTCCCATCTTTGTTCTTGGGATCAGGGGGATAGAGATAAATCCCGCCCTTTAATAAGGTACGGTGAAAATCTGCGACGAGTGAGCCCACATAGCGCGCGCTATAGGGGCGGCCAGTGGTTTTATCGCTCTGCTGGACGTAATCAACATACCCTTTGGTCGGTGGGAACCATTCTGACCGCCGTCCTTCGTTGATGCTGTAGGTCGAGCCGCGTTTGGGAATACGAATATTCTCGTGGGAGAGCAAAAACTCTCCGAGTCCTGGCTCAAGGGTAAAACCGTGGACACCGTGACCAGTCGTGAACACCAGCATGGTGCTTGAGCCATAGAGGGAATAGCCGGCTGCGACCTGCTGGTTGCCAGGTAGCTGGAGGGCTTTGACAAGATCGGCTCCTTTCACCCCTTGTGGACGGCGGTGGACGGAGAAGATCGAACCAACAGTGACGTTGACATCGATATTGGAAGAGCCATCCAACGGGTCAACGAAGATCACATACTTCCCATTGCTGTTGCCAAGAATCTCGGCAGGTTGCTCCATCTCCTCGGAGACAACTTCAGTGACCAATGCGCCGTATTCAAAAGCGCTGAGAAATGCGTCATTAGAGATAGTGTCTAACTTCTGCACAACTTCTCCTTGGACGTTGACTTCCTCGGTTGCCCCGAGGATGCCGAGGAGGC
Coding sequences within it:
- a CDS encoding helix-turn-helix domain-containing protein; this encodes MSFFSLTSQERQVLEEFVARTVLSNEARRAQALLWLDAGENSQAIAERLRATRQTVYNWAARFNRRRGENDTSLRLADGKRSGRPSKGVVHIELTLEKTLAQSPRQLGYLTDRWTITLLLQHLHKTHGIVTNRANVAAALHRLGKNRHPLPIFIEEFDLDGVTG
- a CDS encoding glycosyltransferase, with amino-acid sequence MRLSIIIPTLNEAPSIVQTLTRIRQEGECELVVVDGGSEDRTTELAQAHADRVVLASRGRARQMNAGAGEASGDALVFLHADTKPPPRFLQVLTHAFSDPQIVGGRFDVRLDAEGWPFRMIETMMNLRSRLTKISTGDQAIFVRRQTFHEIGGFPDLALMEDIEFSRRLKRAGKIACLQEQVVTSARRWQQDGVFRTIVRMWTLRLCYFFGVPAERLREFYADTR
- a CDS encoding class I fructose-bisphosphate aldolase translates to MTERVREILSWYESDNPGTRTNIARLLNHGRLGGTGKLVILPVDQGFEHGPARSFAPNPAGYDPEYHYRLALETGCNAYAAPLGFIEAGVSKFLGEIPLILKLNNHDVLHDEKDPLSAVTASVDDALRLGCTAVGFTIYPGSSQAQTMYEQAREITKEAKAKGLAMVLWSYPRGSDLSKEGETAIDVVTYAAQIACQLGAHIVKVKLPSAHIELGEAKKVYQKHHIPIETLPERVRHVVQSSFNGKRVVIFSGGAKSDNDESFFNEVRAIRDGGGFGSIIGRNSFQRLPAEGQAFLRTCMQIYAGEVK
- a CDS encoding class 1 fructose-bisphosphatase, which produces MKNTAITLPRYLLQQQQVHVGATGEFSILMSQISLAVRQIAYELGRAGLLGILGATEEVNVQGEVVQKLDTISNDAFLSAFEYGALVTEVVSEEMEQPAEILGNSNGKYVIFVDPLDGSSNIDVNVTVGSIFSVHRRPQGVKGADLVKALQLPGNQQVAAGYSLYGSSTMLVFTTGHGVHGFTLEPGLGEFLLSHENIRIPKRGSTYSINEGRRSEWFPPTKGYVDYVQQSDKTTGRPYSARYVGSLVADFHRTLLKGGIYLYPPDPKNKDGKLRLMYEANPLAMVTEQAGGNASNGTHRILDLVPTSLHQRTPLLIGSADDVSQAESFYR